One segment of Anaerolineae bacterium DNA contains the following:
- a CDS encoding nitroreductase family deazaflavin-dependent oxidoreductase, with protein MAKTYQVNTTVKFINRLMQALVRFGLGPKQTYMLTVRGRKSGKLYSTPVSLVEEGDTRWLVAPYGEVSWVKNARAAGEVTLTQGRRSETVAIKEAGPEESGPVLKKYIKLEPITQPYFEVGPDAPVEAFVAEAPRHPVFRINGK; from the coding sequence ATGGCTAAAACCTATCAAGTGAACACTACGGTAAAATTTATCAACCGGCTCATGCAGGCTTTGGTTCGTTTTGGCCTTGGCCCCAAACAAACCTACATGCTCACCGTGCGCGGGCGAAAAAGCGGCAAGCTGTACTCCACGCCGGTTTCTTTGGTAGAAGAAGGTGACACGCGCTGGCTGGTGGCTCCCTATGGTGAAGTGAGTTGGGTAAAAAACGCCCGCGCCGCCGGGGAAGTCACATTAACCCAGGGACGACGCTCTGAAACAGTAGCCATTAAGGAAGCGGGGCCGGAGGAAAGCGGGCCGGTGCTAAAAAAGTACATCAAGCTGGAACCCATCACCCAACCTTACTTTGAAGTTGGCCCGGATGCGCCGGTGGAGGCGTTTGTAGCCGAGGCGCCGCGCCACCCGGTTTTTCGGATCAACGGTAAATAA
- a CDS encoding FtsX-like permease family protein, which produces MSVIWYKIWSDLWKNKVRTTLAVLSIAVGVFAVGAIFGMADQLLTGMDTSHQNDVPSHINMYLQDYIDEDTAIRLKTIKGLDDVEVLNSVSIRYKLNPEDEWSPGVLAMHDDYEAQKFDILQLKAGEWPKKNNIGIERLSSQHFGIDIGDKVIFELDGADRALAVTGKIRANFVEPPQFGGNAVFFTDAQGMERFNVPDGKFDNLKVQIKPYSRDLAQTVASEIKNRLAKEGVGVAVTFYQTPDEHWGRFIVEGITLVLQVLAVLSLFMSVVLVTNTMTALITQQTNQIGIIKAIGGKTATIIMIYLAGVVIYGLLALLIALPPAALLAFGMTQNFLNMFNIDYEVFQVSTRAIVFQIIAALAVPLLAALWPVLSGAGVTVRAAIASYGLGGGHFGANWFDQAIERVAAQILASPYAIALGNMFRRKGRLILTQLVLVAAGTMFLMVMSLSSSITASLDNDFARRGYDIRLGFDDTYRIDRLLKMAADQPGVTQAEVWFTHSASVLKEGQRLRDAGIGADLIGIPTESQMYRPLIVAGRWLQPDDGRVVVIRQKMADDNDIGVGDVVTLDLGELGHDQWQVVGIYQMFAGDDFDSDPIYALQNVVFDTTKKHNQGDRLLVRTDPHQLETVDAINRALKTVYETRQMDVNSFDSGMTFEDREASESEFAITITMLLALAIIVALVGGIGLMGSLSISVVERTREIGVMRAIGARSATMLGMFVMEGVLQGLLSWAISVPLSFAFGRPMAAALGQTMFDTNLDYLYNFEAVITWLVIILIISTLASIIPARNATRVSVRESLAYA; this is translated from the coding sequence ATGAGCGTCATCTGGTACAAAATCTGGTCTGACCTGTGGAAGAATAAAGTCCGCACTACCCTGGCAGTTTTGAGCATTGCCGTAGGCGTGTTTGCTGTGGGGGCCATTTTTGGCATGGCCGACCAATTGCTGACCGGCATGGATACCTCGCACCAAAATGATGTACCCTCGCACATTAATATGTATTTGCAGGATTACATTGACGAGGACACAGCTATTCGCTTAAAAACCATTAAGGGGCTGGACGATGTTGAGGTTTTGAACTCCGTCTCCATCCGCTACAAGCTCAACCCGGAAGATGAGTGGAGTCCCGGCGTGTTGGCCATGCACGATGATTACGAAGCGCAAAAATTTGACATTCTACAACTCAAAGCCGGGGAATGGCCCAAAAAGAACAACATCGGCATTGAGCGTTTATCGAGCCAGCATTTTGGCATAGACATTGGCGATAAAGTGATCTTTGAGTTGGATGGCGCCGACCGGGCTTTAGCCGTGACCGGCAAAATTCGGGCCAATTTTGTGGAGCCGCCCCAATTTGGCGGCAACGCCGTGTTTTTTACAGACGCGCAGGGCATGGAGCGCTTTAATGTGCCGGATGGCAAGTTTGACAACCTCAAAGTGCAGATCAAACCCTACAGCCGCGACCTGGCCCAAACCGTGGCCTCGGAAATAAAAAACCGCCTGGCCAAAGAGGGGGTTGGGGTGGCTGTCACTTTTTATCAAACCCCCGATGAGCACTGGGGGCGCTTTATTGTGGAAGGCATCACCCTGGTGCTGCAAGTGCTGGCCGTTCTCTCGTTATTTATGAGCGTGGTGCTGGTGACCAATACTATGACCGCCCTCATCACCCAGCAAACTAATCAAATTGGCATCATCAAGGCCATTGGCGGCAAAACCGCAACCATTATTATGATTTATCTGGCCGGGGTGGTGATTTATGGCCTGCTGGCCCTGTTGATTGCCCTGCCACCGGCCGCGCTGTTGGCTTTTGGGATGACCCAGAATTTTCTGAACATGTTTAACATTGACTATGAGGTATTTCAGGTGTCAACCCGGGCCATTGTTTTTCAAATCATAGCGGCCCTGGCCGTGCCGCTGCTGGCCGCGTTATGGCCGGTGTTGAGCGGAGCCGGTGTTACCGTGCGGGCGGCGATTGCCAGTTATGGCCTGGGGGGTGGTCATTTTGGGGCCAATTGGTTTGACCAGGCAATTGAGCGGGTGGCCGCCCAGATTCTCGCCTCGCCGTATGCCATTGCCTTGGGCAATATGTTCCGCCGCAAGGGACGGCTGATCCTGACCCAATTGGTGCTGGTGGCTGCCGGGACCATGTTTTTGATGGTGATGAGTTTGTCCTCGTCCATTACGGCCTCGCTGGATAATGATTTTGCCCGGCGAGGATATGATATCCGCTTGGGTTTTGACGACACGTACCGGATTGACCGGCTGCTAAAAATGGCCGCCGACCAGCCCGGTGTGACCCAGGCCGAAGTTTGGTTTACCCACTCTGCCTCGGTGTTAAAAGAAGGCCAACGGTTGAGAGATGCCGGAATTGGGGCCGACCTGATCGGCATCCCCACCGAAAGCCAGATGTACCGCCCGCTGATTGTGGCGGGGCGCTGGCTACAGCCGGATGACGGCCGGGTGGTTGTTATCCGCCAAAAGATGGCCGATGACAATGACATTGGCGTGGGTGATGTGGTGACCCTGGACCTGGGTGAATTGGGCCATGATCAGTGGCAGGTGGTTGGCATCTACCAGATGTTTGCCGGCGACGATTTTGATTCCGACCCCATTTACGCCCTGCAAAACGTGGTCTTTGATACCACCAAAAAACACAATCAGGGCGACCGGCTGCTGGTACGCACGGACCCCCACCAACTGGAAACCGTGGATGCAATCAACCGCGCCCTCAAAACCGTCTACGAAACCCGGCAGATGGACGTTAACAGTTTTGATAGCGGCATGACGTTTGAAGACCGGGAGGCAAGCGAAAGCGAATTTGCCATCACCATCACCATGCTCCTGGCCCTGGCCATTATTGTGGCCCTGGTGGGCGGCATTGGTCTGATGGGGTCGCTCTCCATTAGCGTGGTGGAGCGCACCCGTGAAATTGGCGTGATGCGGGCCATCGGCGCGCGCTCTGCCACCATGCTGGGCATGTTTGTGATGGAGGGGGTTTTACAGGGTTTGTTGAGCTGGGCCATCTCCGTGCCTCTCTCCTTTGCTTTTGGCCGGCCCATGGCCGCGGCCCTGGGGCAGACCATGTTTGATACAAACCTGGATTACTTGTACAACTTTGAAGCCGTTATCACCTGGCTGGTGATTATTTTGATTATTTCTACGTTGGCCTCCATCATCCCGGCCCGTAACGCCACGCGGGTGAGCGTGCGGGAGAGTTTGGCGTATGCGTAG
- a CDS encoding GNAT family N-acetyltransferase yields the protein MRRNMVVRRFEPKDAEPLSQLIIQNLRQVNIKDYPPEAIDKLVQFYTPARVMEDARHQLIIVSLVDKQVVGTVSLDQGRVRSVFVDVGRHGNGIGKELMAVIETYAQKQGLKKIFLLSGLSAYGFYEKLGYEVVKRFENNLDGIPLSVIQMEKTLEVDNVCAKN from the coding sequence ATGCGTAGGAACATGGTGGTCAGAAGATTTGAACCCAAAGATGCAGAGCCATTAAGCCAACTCATTATTCAGAATTTACGGCAGGTCAATATTAAAGATTACCCCCCGGAAGCTATTGACAAGCTGGTCCAGTTTTACACCCCTGCCAGGGTAATGGAGGATGCCCGGCACCAATTAATTATTGTTAGCCTTGTTGATAAGCAGGTGGTTGGCACTGTTTCGCTTGATCAAGGGCGAGTCAGGAGTGTTTTTGTGGATGTGGGCAGGCATGGGAATGGCATCGGGAAAGAATTGATGGCCGTTATTGAAACTTATGCCCAGAAACAAGGGCTAAAGAAAATATTTCTTCTGTCGGGATTATCGGCTTATGGGTTTTATGAGAAGTTGGGGTATGAAGTTGTCAAGCGTTTTGAAAACAATTTAGACGGTATTCCCTTATCGGTTATTCAAATGGAGAAAACGTTGGAGGTGGATAATGTTTGCGCGAAAAATTGA
- a CDS encoding class I SAM-dependent methyltransferase, whose product MFARKIEVDQEQDFEGLAAARQYAVGAQKSTLRYRTFLERLDTLGVTGRYLDVGAGPGHVAGMIAQKYPQVKVTALELSPDMAAVGQELLKSNGLDSRVNFVVGDAADTGLLQSLGKFDLIYSTYSLHHWENPRQVIDNLLTILADDGVLFIHDLRRVWWLYWAPSQNGFFRSIRGAYLKEELEAMLAGFSPECYEVKNEIPFLLSVIIKKSTF is encoded by the coding sequence ATGTTTGCGCGAAAAATTGAAGTGGATCAAGAGCAAGATTTTGAGGGATTGGCAGCGGCCCGGCAATACGCCGTGGGGGCGCAAAAGTCAACCTTACGCTACCGCACTTTTTTGGAGCGTTTGGATACATTGGGCGTAACCGGGCGTTATCTTGACGTGGGGGCAGGGCCGGGCCATGTGGCCGGCATGATTGCCCAAAAATATCCCCAGGTGAAGGTGACCGCCCTGGAATTATCGCCGGATATGGCGGCGGTAGGGCAAGAATTGTTAAAAAGTAACGGGCTTGACAGCCGGGTTAATTTTGTGGTGGGCGATGCCGCCGATACCGGGCTTCTGCAATCGTTGGGTAAATTTGATTTAATCTACAGCACCTATAGCCTGCATCACTGGGAAAATCCCCGGCAAGTGATTGACAATCTGCTGACCATCCTGGCCGATGACGGGGTGCTGTTCATCCATGATTTGAGAAGGGTGTGGTGGCTGTATTGGGCGCCGAGCCAGAATGGTTTCTTTCGTTCCATCCGAGGGGCATACCTTAAGGAGGAACTTGAAGCGATGCTCGCCGGTTTTAGCCCTGAGTGTTATGAAGTGAAAAATGAAATTCCGTTTTTGCTTTCGGTCATCATCAAAAAGTCAACGTTTTGA
- a CDS encoding GNAT family N-acetyltransferase, with the protein MKHFLITKVNPLESKDALALIRQLDNELGQRYPGEKVNALDLTNFNQDSTVFWVGYLAGQAVACGAVRQLEAHTGEIKRMFVKQEARGLGLAKLILTRLEQEAVAMGFQVLRLETAGRQPEALGLYRQSGYADIPPFGQYAGNPRSICLEKRLI; encoded by the coding sequence ATGAAGCACTTTTTGATCACCAAAGTCAACCCCCTTGAGAGTAAAGATGCCCTGGCCCTCATCCGCCAGTTGGATAACGAACTTGGCCAACGGTATCCGGGTGAAAAGGTTAATGCTTTGGATTTGACTAATTTTAATCAAGACAGTACAGTTTTTTGGGTGGGGTATCTGGCCGGACAGGCGGTGGCATGCGGGGCGGTGCGCCAACTTGAGGCCCACACTGGCGAAATCAAACGGATGTTTGTTAAACAAGAAGCGCGCGGCCTGGGCCTGGCCAAGTTGATTCTAACTCGCCTGGAACAAGAAGCCGTGGCGATGGGTTTTCAAGTTTTGCGCCTGGAAACGGCCGGGCGACAACCGGAAGCCTTGGGCCTGTACCGGCAATCGGGCTACGCCGATATTCCCCCCTTTGGGCAATACGCCGGCAATCCGCGCAGTATCTGTTTAGAAAAGAGATTGATCTGA
- a CDS encoding superoxide dismutase, translating to MKFLALEKEFSGVTAEKFKPHLQAEAARVWELYQTGVFRELYFRQDRSEAVLMLECADAAEAKQVLGTLPLVKEGLITFDLIPLLPYPGFARLFAKKA from the coding sequence ATGAAATTTTTGGCCCTGGAAAAAGAATTTTCCGGCGTCACCGCCGAAAAATTCAAACCTCACCTCCAGGCCGAGGCCGCTAGAGTGTGGGAACTTTATCAAACCGGGGTGTTTCGGGAATTATACTTTCGCCAGGACAGGTCCGAAGCCGTTCTGATGCTGGAATGTGCGGACGCGGCGGAAGCTAAACAGGTGTTGGGCACGCTGCCGCTGGTCAAAGAAGGGCTGATTACCTTTGACCTTATCCCATTGCTCCCTTATCCTGGTTTTGCCAGGCTCTTTGCTAAAAAGGCATAA
- a CDS encoding ABC transporter permease, whose protein sequence is MSVIWYKVWSDLWDNKIRTALAVLSIAVGVFAVGAIFGMSDQLLSGMDTAHQASSPSHIQMYLTDQVDRNTALDLKKIPGLVDLEAMNEVTVRYKIHPDDEWSRGSIVMRDDYRDQVYDTVQLKEGEWPKKNDIAIERLSSQFFGLEIGDEVIFELDKTDRPLHIIGKIRHPFVPPPQFGGDAYFFVNAQGLERFNIPKGEFTHLKARVEPYSLEQAKEVASEIKDRLAKENIGVAVTFYQDPNEHWGRFFVEGMNLVFEILAVVSVLASVVLVINTLTALITQQTNQIGIIKAIGGDTGAIIKIYLAGVVIYGLLALFISLPLGAFMAFGISQWFLNLFNIDYNVFQVSQRAISYQVIAALVAPLLAALWPVLSGATITVREAIASYGLGSGRFGASRFDRTIERMGQRLLSAPYAIALGNMFRRKGRLILTQLVLIAAGTMFLMVMSLSSSITATLDNEFGRRNFDMFFIFYDNQRADRIEAMAQSVPGVVTAELWFQNPASILKKGQRAKEAGLGAQINGVPARSDIYRPLMVAGRWLQPGDGRVVVMNQETATDNGIKLGDTVTLDLGKFGQDDWQVVGFYQLIFGGSFSSDDIYAPAEAVAGVTKKYNEGILLRVRTADHSPGFTEAIQSQLSTLYARRHIDILFSWTSTTERGNADSQFGITSTMLLALAVIMALVGGIGLMGSLSISVVERTREIGVMRAVGARSLTIMGMFVMEGVLQGIFSWAVAFPLSFLISGAVANALGQTMFEANLDYQYNFPAVLVWLIVILVISTLASLLPAYNATRVSVRDSLAYS, encoded by the coding sequence ATGAGCGTTATCTGGTACAAAGTCTGGTCTGATCTATGGGACAATAAAATCCGCACGGCCCTGGCCGTATTGAGCATTGCCGTGGGCGTATTTGCCGTGGGGGCTATTTTTGGCATGTCCGACCAATTGCTCTCCGGCATGGATACGGCCCATCAGGCTTCCTCGCCGTCGCACATTCAAATGTATCTTACCGACCAGGTTGACCGGAACACGGCCCTGGACCTCAAAAAAATTCCGGGCCTGGTTGACCTGGAAGCAATGAACGAGGTCACCGTGCGCTATAAAATCCACCCCGATGACGAATGGTCGCGCGGCTCAATAGTGATGCGGGATGATTACCGGGACCAAGTTTACGACACGGTGCAGCTAAAAGAAGGCGAGTGGCCCAAAAAGAACGACATTGCCATCGAGCGGTTGTCGAGCCAGTTTTTTGGCCTGGAAATTGGCGACGAAGTTATTTTTGAATTGGACAAAACCGACCGGCCGCTGCATATTATCGGCAAAATTCGCCATCCCTTTGTGCCTCCGCCCCAGTTTGGCGGGGATGCCTACTTTTTTGTTAACGCCCAAGGGCTGGAACGCTTCAATATTCCCAAAGGCGAGTTTACCCATCTTAAGGCGCGGGTTGAGCCTTACAGCCTGGAACAAGCCAAAGAAGTGGCCTCGGAGATAAAAGATCGCCTGGCCAAAGAAAACATTGGGGTGGCGGTGACATTTTACCAAGACCCCAACGAACACTGGGGCCGCTTTTTTGTGGAGGGGATGAACCTGGTGTTTGAAATTCTGGCCGTGGTCTCGGTGCTGGCCAGCGTGGTATTGGTCATTAACACCTTAACCGCCCTCATTACCCAACAAACCAACCAAATTGGCATCATCAAGGCCATTGGCGGCGACACCGGGGCCATTATCAAAATTTACCTGGCCGGGGTGGTGATTTATGGTCTGCTGGCCCTGTTCATCTCGCTGCCGCTGGGCGCGTTTATGGCCTTTGGCATCAGCCAGTGGTTTTTGAATCTCTTTAATATTGATTATAACGTGTTCCAGGTGTCGCAGCGGGCCATTTCTTACCAGGTCATTGCGGCCCTGGTCGCCCCCTTGCTGGCCGCGCTGTGGCCGGTTTTGAGTGGCGCAACCATCACCGTGCGAGAAGCGATTGCCAGTTATGGCCTGGGCAGCGGCAGGTTTGGCGCCAGCCGGTTTGACCGAACCATAGAACGGATGGGCCAGCGATTACTCTCGGCCCCGTATGCCATTGCCCTGGGTAATATGTTCCGGCGCAAAGGGCGGTTAATTTTAACCCAACTGGTGCTGATTGCGGCCGGAACCATGTTCTTGATGGTGATGAGTTTATCGTCGTCTATCACGGCTACGCTTGATAACGAATTTGGCCGACGTAACTTTGACATGTTTTTTATTTTTTACGACAACCAACGGGCCGACCGCATTGAGGCTATGGCCCAATCGGTGCCGGGCGTTGTAACAGCCGAGTTGTGGTTCCAAAATCCGGCTTCCATTTTAAAGAAGGGCCAGCGGGCTAAAGAAGCCGGGTTGGGGGCGCAGATCAACGGCGTGCCCGCCAGGAGCGATATTTACCGTCCCCTGATGGTAGCCGGACGCTGGCTCCAACCCGGCGACGGTCGGGTGGTGGTCATGAACCAGGAAACGGCCACAGACAACGGCATAAAGTTGGGCGACACCGTTACCCTTGACCTGGGTAAATTTGGTCAAGATGACTGGCAAGTGGTTGGTTTTTACCAATTGATTTTTGGCGGTAGCTTCAGCAGCGACGATATTTATGCCCCCGCCGAGGCTGTGGCCGGGGTAACCAAAAAATATAACGAAGGCATTTTACTGCGCGTCAGAACCGCTGATCACAGCCCCGGCTTTACCGAGGCCATTCAGAGCCAGCTTAGCACTCTCTACGCCCGGCGCCATATAGACATTCTCTTCAGTTGGACCTCAACCACCGAACGCGGCAACGCCGATAGCCAATTTGGCATTACCTCTACCATGCTGCTGGCCCTGGCCGTGATCATGGCCCTGGTGGGGGGCATCGGCCTGATGGGGTCGCTCTCCATCAGCGTGGTGGAGCGCACCCGCGAAATTGGCGTAATGCGGGCCGTGGGGGCGCGCTCGTTGACCATTATGGGCATGTTTGTGATGGAAGGCGTTTTACAGGGGATTTTCAGTTGGGCAGTGGCATTTCCGCTTTCCTTCCTGATTTCCGGGGCGGTGGCCAAC